From the genome of Streptacidiphilus rugosus AM-16, one region includes:
- a CDS encoding YhjD/YihY/BrkB family envelope integrity protein: protein MSVRAHLRAKATAVTARWPEFRAFAMRAWHLGHEVELLQRSMAFAALFFVTLVPLLVVIAAASTAHGSGISRWVTDALGLSGEGASSVQRLFVSQRQILSATTVFGLASLAVFGISLMASVQGAYERIWRLSPGPWHNAWRQATGLAGLIGYILLAAFSGSPWRHTAAQPTLRVLATVIGGIALFWWLPHLLLASRASWRELLPGSLATIVALAGLQVFSRLVFAPLLVTNAVSYGTVGTVLVVQSWLIGVGYSVYLGAIVGRSFIPHPRRSGRVVEEDTGDGSDAEPTG, encoded by the coding sequence GTGAGCGTTCGCGCTCACCTCCGCGCGAAGGCGACGGCGGTCACCGCTCGGTGGCCGGAGTTCCGCGCCTTCGCGATGCGGGCCTGGCACCTGGGGCACGAGGTGGAACTGCTGCAGCGCTCGATGGCGTTCGCGGCGCTGTTCTTCGTGACGCTGGTGCCGCTGCTGGTGGTCATCGCCGCCGCCTCCACCGCGCACGGCAGCGGGATCTCCCGCTGGGTCACCGACGCGCTCGGCCTCTCCGGCGAGGGCGCGTCGTCCGTCCAGCGGCTGTTCGTCTCGCAGCGGCAGATCCTCAGCGCGACCACCGTCTTCGGACTCGCCTCGCTCGCCGTCTTCGGCATCTCCCTGATGGCCTCGGTCCAGGGCGCCTACGAGCGGATCTGGAGGCTCTCGCCCGGGCCCTGGCACAACGCCTGGCGGCAGGCCACCGGGCTCGCCGGGCTGATCGGCTACATCCTGCTCGCGGCGTTCAGCGGCAGCCCGTGGCGGCACACCGCCGCGCAGCCGACGCTGCGCGTCCTCGCCACCGTGATCGGGGGGATCGCGCTCTTCTGGTGGCTGCCGCACCTGCTCCTCGCCTCCAGGGCGAGCTGGCGCGAGCTGCTCCCGGGCTCCCTGGCGACCATCGTCGCGCTGGCCGGGCTGCAGGTCTTCTCCCGCCTGGTCTTCGCCCCGCTGCTGGTCACCAACGCGGTCTCCTACGGGACGGTGGGCACGGTGCTGGTCGTCCAGTCCTGGCTGATCGGGGTCGGCTACTCGGTCTACCTCGGGGCCATCGTCGGCCGCAGCTTCATCCCTCACCCCCGGCGGTCCGGCCGCGTCGTCGAGGAGGACACCGGCGACGGCTCCGACGCGGAGCCCACCGGCTGA